GGCCACGTATGCCGGCCTCAACATCAACGTCACGCTGGTCTTCTCGGTCGAGATGTACGAGAAAGCCGCCTATGCGTATATCCGCGGTCTCGAGCGGCGCATTGCAGAGAAGTTACCGGTCGATCGCATCGCTTCGGTCAACTCCGTCTTCGTCTCGCGCATCGACACGGCGGTCGACAAGCTTCTCCAAGCGCGCATCGACAAAGGCGAGAAGAACCTCGAGCCGCTGCTTGGAAAGGCCGGAATCGCAGGGCTCAAGATTACCTACGAGCGCTTCCGTGCAATCTTCGAGGGCGCAGCGTTCACCGCGTGCCGGAAGGCAGGCGCGGCCGCCCAGCGGCCGCTCTGGGCGTCGACCTCGACGAAGAACCCCAACTACGACGATCTCATGTACGTCGAGGAAGTCGTCGCGCCGCAGACCGTGAACACGATGCCCGAGAACACGCTCTCCGCGCTGCTCGACCATGGCACCATCACCCCCAACACGATCTCGCGAGATCTCGATGGTGCGCGGGCGATGCTGCGCGCCTTGCACGACGCGCACGTTTCGCTCTTCGACGTAACGCGGCAGCTGCAAATCGACGGCGTGAAGCTTTTCTCCGATGCGTACGGCGCGCTGCTCGGCGCGATCGTCTACAAGCAAAAGCAGCTCGCGTCCGGCGCAGAACGCGTCGCTCTCTCGCTCGGCTCGGCACAGCAGCATTACGACAACGCGCTCTCGGAGCTCGCATCGAAGGACTTTCTCAAGCGAATGTGGGCCAAGGACGCGACGCTCTGGACCGATGAGCCGGCGGCTGCCGCGATCATCACGCACGCCCTCGGATGGCTGGACATTCCGCAGCGATCGCTCGAAAGCGTGGCCGAGCTGAAGTCTTGCGCACAAGACGTGCGCGCGGATTTTGACGATGTGGTCGTTTGCGGAATGGGCGGCAGCTCGCTCGCGCCGGACGTCTTGTCGCAGACGTTCGGAAAGACGGATCGCTTTGCGCGGTTGCTCGTCCTCGATTCGACGGATCCCCAACAGATCGAGGATCTCGAGTCGTCCATCGATCTGCCGCGAACGCTCTTCTGCATCTCGAGCAAGAGCGGTACGACGACCGAGCCGAACGCCTTCTACGCCTATTTCCATGCCAAGATGGTCAAGGCAGTCGGCGCAGCAAATGCCGGCAAACACTTCATCGCCATCACCGATCCCGGCACGCCGTTACTCGAAGAGGCGCGCCGCAACGCGTTTCGCACGTGCTTCCCGTGCGACCCGAACATCGGCGGCCGCTACTCTGCGCTCTCCTTCTTCGGCATGGTACCAGCCGCGCTCGCCGGTTACGATGTCAACCTGCTACTCGACCGCGGGCTCGGCGCGATGCACGCGAACGACAAAAATGTCGACGTGCGCAACGTCCCCGGCGCTCGCCTCGGCGCTGCCATCGGCGGCCTCGCGCGCAACGGCCGAGATAAACTCACGATCGTCACGCATCCGGCGGTACGGGCATTCGGCGCGTGGGTCGAACAGCTCGTTGCCGAGTCGACCGGCAAGCTGGGCAAAGGCGTCGTGCCGGTCGAGGGCGAGCGGCTCGGCTCGCCGCAGGAGTACGGCGATGACCGCCTCTTCGTCTACGTCGGCGCGACCCTTGCGAATCCCGATCGCGAACTCGAGAGCCGTCTGAGCGCGCTCGAAGCGGCGGGGTACCCGGTCATGCGGCTCGCGATGAACGACGCGTACGACCTCGGCGAGCAGTTTTACCTGTGGGAGGTTGCCATTGCTGCCGCCGGCGTGCTCCTCCACATCGATGCCTTCGACCAGCCGAACGTCCAAGAGTCGAAAGACAACACCAAGGCTCTCCTCGAGCAATACTTACGCACCGGAGAGATCGACGAGCCGGCGCCATCCGTCTCGCTGAGCGAACTCGAGCTGACCCCACTCTCCGGAAGTGCTGGTGCGACGAGCCTGCGTGACGTGCTCGCC
This portion of the Candidatus Dormiibacterota bacterium genome encodes:
- a CDS encoding bifunctional transaldolase/phosoglucose isomerase, which encodes MKNQLQQLADAGQSVWIDNLRRSMFASGELDRLIGMGLRGMTSNPSIFEKAIGTGSDYDEQLRSLIGSERNAEAIFWDLAVEDIRSACDAFTPVFMAQGGHDGFVSLEVSPLLAHDTSGTIAMAKELWARVDRPNLMVKIPGTAEGIPAIEEATYAGLNINVTLVFSVEMYEKAAYAYIRGLERRIAEKLPVDRIASVNSVFVSRIDTAVDKLLQARIDKGEKNLEPLLGKAGIAGLKITYERFRAIFEGAAFTACRKAGAAAQRPLWASTSTKNPNYDDLMYVEEVVAPQTVNTMPENTLSALLDHGTITPNTISRDLDGARAMLRALHDAHVSLFDVTRQLQIDGVKLFSDAYGALLGAIVYKQKQLASGAERVALSLGSAQQHYDNALSELASKDFLKRMWAKDATLWTDEPAAAAIITHALGWLDIPQRSLESVAELKSCAQDVRADFDDVVVCGMGGSSLAPDVLSQTFGKTDRFARLLVLDSTDPQQIEDLESSIDLPRTLFCISSKSGTTTEPNAFYAYFHAKMVKAVGAANAGKHFIAITDPGTPLLEEARRNAFRTCFPCDPNIGGRYSALSFFGMVPAALAGYDVNLLLDRGLGAMHANDKNVDVRNVPGARLGAAIGGLARNGRDKLTIVTHPAVRAFGAWVEQLVAESTGKLGKGVVPVEGERLGSPQEYGDDRLFVYVGATLANPDRELESRLSALEAAGYPVMRLAMNDAYDLGEQFYLWEVAIAAAGVLLHIDAFDQPNVQESKDNTKALLEQYLRTGEIDEPAPSVSLSELELTPLSGSAGATSLRDVLAQVRPGDYVAITAYVARNEEHARVLGEVRETIRKALCVATTVGFGPRFLHSTGQLHKGGPPSVVLLQIVADEPSDPAIPGMNVGFRTLLAAQALGDLQALDKRARRGTRVHLKGEIERGLQSLKAAVDDALAVRT